The following are encoded in a window of Sminthopsis crassicaudata isolate SCR6 chromosome 3, ASM4859323v1, whole genome shotgun sequence genomic DNA:
- the FNDC5 gene encoding fibronectin type III domain-containing protein 5 produces the protein MRAARPADASLLYIPATLLLCLSSASLCLVEADSPSAPVNVTVKQLTANSAMVSWDVLDDEVVIGFAISQQKKDVRMLRFIQEVNTSTRSCALWDLEEDTEYIVHVQAISIQGQSPASEPVTFKTPREAEKLASKNKDEVTMKEMGMKSQQLRTGEVLIIVVVLFMWAGVIALFCRQYDIIKDNEPNNKEKAKSASENSTPEHQGGGLLRSKI, from the exons ATGCGGGCGGCCCGGCCGGCGGACGCCTCCCTGCTCTACATCCCCGCCACGCTTCTGCTCTGCCTCAGCTCCGCCAGCCTGTGCTTGGTGGAGGCGG ACAGTCCCTCTGCCCCAGTCAATGTCACTGTCAAACAACTGACAGCCAATTCAGCTATGGTGAGCTGGGATGTGTTGGACGACGAGGTGGTCATTGGGTTTGCAATTTCCCAGCAG AAGAAAGATGTTCGGATGCTGAGATTTATACAGGAGGTGAACACCTCTACGCGTTCATGCGCCCTCTGGGACCTGGAGGAGGACACGGAGTACATTGTTCACGTGCAGGCCATCTCCATCCAGGGCCAGAGTCCTGCCAGCGAGCCTGTCACCTTCAAGACTCCTCGAGAGGCTGAGAAGTTGGCCTCCAAAAACAAAG ATGAGGTGACTATGAAGGAGATGGGGATGAAAAGCCAGCAGCTTCGGACAGGCGAGGTGCTCATCATCGTGGTGGTCCTGTTCATGTGGGCAG GTGTCATTGCCCTATTCTGTCGCCAGTATGACATCATTAAGGACAATGAACCCAACAACAAGGAAAAAGCCAAGAGCGCCTCAGAGAACAGCACCCCAGAGCACCAGGGAGGGGGCCTCCTTCGCAGCAAG ATATGA